A single window of Hymenobacter sp. APR13 DNA harbors:
- the queA gene encoding tRNA preQ1(34) S-adenosylmethionine ribosyltransferase-isomerase QueA, whose protein sequence is MKLTEFKFELPEALLAQHPAKNRDESRLMVLHRSTGKIEHRVFKDIIEYFGEGDVFVVNDTKVFPARLYGNKEKTGAKIEVFLLRELNKEIHLWDVLVDPARKIRVGNKLYFDEEGEVVAEVIDNTTSRGRTIKFLFDGTDEEFYKALHNLGETPLPRESITREAEPADKERYQTIYAKNTGAVAAPSAGLHFTREVLKRLEIKGVEVAPVTLHVGLGTFRPVDVEDLTKHKMDSENFIVPGSTAVVVNKALDAKKRVCAVGTTSMRAMESSVSANLRLKANEGWTDRFIFPPYDFKIANCLLTNFHTPESTLMMMASAFAGHELLIEAYKLAIKEKYKFFSYGDAMLIL, encoded by the coding sequence ATGAAGCTCACCGAATTCAAATTCGAACTACCCGAGGCCCTGCTTGCCCAGCACCCGGCCAAGAACCGTGACGAATCGCGCCTAATGGTGCTGCACCGCAGCACGGGCAAGATCGAGCACCGTGTGTTCAAGGATATCATTGAGTATTTCGGCGAAGGCGACGTATTCGTGGTCAACGACACCAAGGTGTTCCCGGCCCGGCTCTACGGCAACAAGGAGAAGACCGGCGCCAAGATTGAAGTATTCCTGCTGCGCGAGTTGAACAAGGAAATTCACCTCTGGGACGTGCTGGTAGACCCGGCCCGCAAAATCCGCGTCGGCAACAAGCTGTACTTCGATGAGGAAGGCGAAGTGGTAGCCGAAGTAATCGACAACACCACCTCCCGCGGCCGCACTATCAAGTTCCTGTTTGATGGTACCGACGAGGAGTTCTACAAGGCCCTGCACAACCTCGGCGAAACGCCGCTGCCCCGCGAGAGCATCACCCGCGAAGCCGAGCCCGCCGACAAGGAGCGTTACCAGACCATCTACGCCAAGAACACTGGCGCCGTGGCCGCGCCTTCGGCCGGCCTGCACTTCACCCGCGAGGTACTGAAGCGCCTGGAAATCAAAGGCGTAGAAGTAGCGCCCGTGACGCTGCACGTGGGCCTGGGCACCTTCCGCCCCGTAGACGTGGAAGACCTGACCAAGCACAAAATGGACTCCGAGAACTTCATCGTGCCCGGCTCGACGGCCGTGGTGGTGAACAAGGCGCTGGATGCCAAGAAGCGCGTGTGCGCCGTAGGCACCACCTCCATGCGCGCCATGGAGTCGTCGGTGTCGGCTAACCTGCGCCTGAAGGCCAACGAGGGCTGGACAGACCGGTTTATCTTCCCGCCGTACGATTTCAAAATCGCCAACTGCCTGCTCACCAACTTCCACACCCCGGAAAGCACGCTGATGATGATGGCCTCGGCCTTCGCCGGCCACGAGCTGCTGATTGAGGCGTACAAGCTGGCTATCAAAGAGAAATATAAGTTCTTCAGCTACGGCGACGCCATGCTGATTCTGTAG
- a CDS encoding Na+/H+ antiporter encodes MPDATLHESILLVLGLLFAMLLLVMLGQKLRISYPIFLVLAGLVLGFVPGLPRIVISPDLIFLIFLPPLLYQAAWETSWKDFWRWKRPIALLAFGLVFFTSTLVAYVSRAMIPGFTLPLGFLLGGIISPPDAVAATSVLRGVQVPRRITSILEGESLINDASSLIVFRFALATVLSGTFVWQQAASSFLLVSVMGLAVGLVVAHGFYLIHKYLPTTPSINTVLTFIAPYGMYLLAEEFHFSGVLAVVSGGLLLSFRSHRVFDADTRLQATSVWASVGFALNGLVFILIGLELPVVVEGLGTYSLGQAIGYGLIISVLVIVIRLVWMFPAAFVPRWLFRSIRTQEASPGWQGPLIIGWAGMRGVVSLASALSVPLLLSNGQEFPQRNLMLFITFVVILVTLVFQGLTLPLLIRFTGVENLEERMPTDAQEAGIRLRLRHVALAHLAQHYPDDIRENELISALQHRMQAEAQRTGNLLEALDYDDTKRQALKRYHHVLLDVLQVQREELFVLRREDVFEEEMLRHQEAQLDLDEAKISHMPH; translated from the coding sequence ATGCCCGACGCTACCCTCCACGAAAGTATTCTGCTGGTGCTGGGGCTGCTGTTTGCCATGCTGCTACTCGTGATGCTGGGCCAGAAGCTGCGCATCTCCTACCCTATTTTCCTGGTGCTGGCCGGGCTGGTACTGGGCTTCGTGCCGGGGCTGCCGCGCATCGTCATCAGCCCCGACCTCATCTTCCTGATTTTCCTGCCGCCGCTGCTTTACCAGGCGGCCTGGGAAACGTCGTGGAAGGATTTCTGGCGCTGGAAACGTCCCATTGCGCTGCTGGCCTTCGGGCTGGTATTCTTCACCTCCACCCTGGTAGCCTACGTGAGCCGGGCCATGATTCCGGGCTTCACGCTGCCGCTGGGGTTTCTGCTGGGCGGCATCATCTCCCCACCCGATGCCGTGGCCGCTACCTCCGTGCTCCGGGGCGTGCAGGTGCCGCGCCGCATCACCAGCATTCTGGAGGGTGAAAGCCTGATCAACGACGCCAGCAGCTTGATTGTGTTCCGGTTTGCCTTGGCTACGGTGCTGTCGGGCACGTTTGTGTGGCAGCAGGCAGCGTCCAGCTTTTTGCTGGTGAGCGTGATGGGCCTGGCCGTGGGTTTGGTGGTGGCGCACGGCTTCTACCTCATTCATAAGTACCTGCCCACCACGCCCAGCATCAACACGGTGCTCACGTTTATTGCGCCCTACGGCATGTATTTGCTGGCCGAGGAATTCCACTTTTCGGGCGTGCTGGCCGTGGTAAGCGGCGGGCTGCTGCTCTCCTTCCGCTCCCACCGTGTGTTCGATGCCGACACCCGCCTGCAGGCCACCAGCGTGTGGGCCAGCGTGGGCTTTGCCCTCAACGGACTGGTATTTATCCTCATCGGGCTGGAGCTGCCGGTGGTGGTGGAAGGTCTGGGCACCTACTCGCTGGGGCAGGCCATTGGCTACGGCCTCATCATCAGCGTCCTGGTTATCGTTATCCGGCTGGTGTGGATGTTTCCGGCGGCCTTTGTGCCGCGCTGGCTTTTCCGCAGCATCCGCACGCAGGAGGCCAGCCCCGGCTGGCAGGGGCCGCTGATTATCGGCTGGGCCGGCATGCGCGGGGTGGTGTCGTTGGCCTCGGCGCTGTCGGTGCCGCTGCTGCTGAGCAACGGGCAGGAGTTTCCGCAACGCAACCTGATGCTGTTCATCACCTTCGTGGTGATTCTCGTGACGCTGGTATTTCAGGGCCTCACTTTGCCGCTGCTCATCCGCTTTACCGGCGTGGAAAACCTGGAGGAGCGCATGCCCACCGACGCCCAGGAAGCCGGTATCCGGCTGCGCCTGCGCCACGTAGCCCTGGCCCACCTGGCCCAACACTACCCCGACGATATCCGGGAAAACGAGCTAATCAGCGCTTTGCAGCACCGCATGCAGGCCGAGGCCCAGCGCACCGGCAACCTACTCGAAGCCCTCGACTACGACGACACCAAGCGCCAGGCCCTGAAACGCTACCACCACGTGCTGCTGGACGTGCTGCAGGTACAGCGCGAAGAGCTGTTCGTGCTGCGCCGCGAAGATGTATTCGAGGAAGAAATGCTCCGCCACCAGGAAGCCCAACTCGACCTCGACGAAGCCAAAATCAGCCACATGCCGCATTAA
- a CDS encoding lycopene cyclase family protein codes for MKSDESVSTRDFDYLIVGGGAAGLSLAYHISQEPRLAGKRVLLLEPEAKDQNDRTWSFWTDGPMLFDGIVAHEWTQLAFRSPGFEQVFPLKRHRYKMIRGLDFYRFVRAALLARPEQFTLMQATVDTLANTPQGVQATGSAGTHTARYAFDSRPPQLTPQPQKHRYLLQHFVGWEVETPHDVFDPATVEFMDFRGEQHHEARFIYVLPFSKRRALVEYTLFSAQVLPQAEYEHAMRTYLEQMGVTDFRIEAVEIGAIPMTDHPMPAAAGPNIINLGTRAGRAKPSTGYAFKRIQEHSARLVAALAATGQPPRNLTGDRWQFGMFDALLLDIMQRRGETTRDIFTELFRHNSVERIFDFLDERTSALANLQVMNSVTPWPFLRSIGHMLRSRPGQRKA; via the coding sequence GTGAAATCCGACGAATCCGTGTCAACCCGTGACTTCGACTACCTGATTGTGGGCGGCGGGGCGGCGGGCCTAAGCCTGGCCTACCACATCAGCCAGGAGCCGCGCCTGGCGGGCAAGCGGGTGCTGCTGCTGGAGCCCGAAGCCAAAGACCAGAACGACCGGACCTGGTCGTTCTGGACCGATGGGCCGATGCTGTTCGACGGCATTGTGGCGCACGAGTGGACGCAGCTGGCGTTCCGCAGCCCCGGTTTCGAGCAGGTGTTTCCGTTGAAGCGCCACCGCTACAAGATGATTCGGGGGCTGGATTTCTACCGGTTCGTGCGGGCGGCGCTGCTGGCCCGGCCGGAGCAATTCACGCTAATGCAGGCCACCGTGGACACGCTGGCCAACACGCCCCAGGGCGTGCAGGCCACTGGCTCTGCCGGCACCCACACCGCCCGCTACGCCTTCGACAGCCGCCCGCCGCAGCTAACGCCGCAGCCGCAGAAGCACCGCTACCTGCTGCAGCACTTTGTGGGCTGGGAAGTGGAAACCCCGCACGACGTGTTCGATCCGGCGACAGTGGAGTTCATGGATTTTCGGGGGGAGCAGCACCACGAGGCGCGCTTCATCTACGTGCTGCCCTTCAGCAAACGGCGGGCGCTGGTGGAGTACACGCTGTTCTCAGCGCAGGTGCTGCCCCAGGCCGAGTACGAGCACGCCATGCGCACCTATCTGGAGCAGATGGGCGTAACGGATTTCCGGATTGAGGCCGTGGAGATTGGCGCCATCCCGATGACCGACCATCCGATGCCTGCGGCGGCGGGGCCGAACATCATCAACCTGGGCACGCGCGCCGGGCGGGCCAAGCCCAGCACCGGCTACGCCTTCAAGCGCATCCAGGAGCACTCAGCGCGGCTGGTGGCGGCGCTGGCGGCCACCGGCCAGCCCCCACGCAACCTCACCGGCGACCGGTGGCAGTTTGGGATGTTTGATGCGCTGCTGCTGGATATCATGCAGCGGCGCGGCGAAACCACCCGCGACATCTTCACCGAGCTATTCCGCCACAACTCCGTGGAACGCATCTTCGACTTCCTGGACGAGCGCACCTCGGCCCTAGCCAATCTGCAGGTGATGAACTCCGTGACGCCGTGGCCGTTTCTGCGCTCCATCGGGCACATGCTGCGCAGCCGGCCGGGGCAGCGCAAGGCCTAA
- a CDS encoding 2-C-methyl-D-erythritol 4-phosphate cytidylyltransferase — MAFASSSPHHRFAILVAGGSGSRMGTEQPKQFLPLLGEPVLLHTLRRFADAALGVRRLIVVLPAEQVATWQALCAEHAHVPPHELTTGGATRWASVKRGLALLDNEATGTVAVHDGVRPLTPNRVIEATFEAAYNHGAAVAAVVPKDSVRNLSQQGSYALNRARLRLVQTPQCFELGLLRRAYQLPELSTFTDDASVVEDLHAIHIVEGDYRNLKITTPEDMLLAEVLLRTQ, encoded by the coding sequence GTGGCTTTCGCTTCCTCTTCCCCTCATCACCGTTTCGCCATTCTGGTAGCTGGCGGCAGCGGCTCGCGCATGGGCACCGAGCAGCCCAAGCAGTTTCTGCCGCTACTGGGCGAGCCGGTGCTGCTGCACACGTTGCGCCGCTTTGCCGATGCTGCGCTGGGTGTGCGCCGGCTGATTGTGGTGCTGCCCGCCGAGCAGGTGGCCACCTGGCAGGCGCTGTGCGCGGAGCACGCGCACGTGCCGCCGCACGAGCTGACCACCGGCGGCGCTACGCGCTGGGCGTCGGTGAAGCGCGGCCTGGCCCTACTGGACAACGAAGCCACCGGCACCGTAGCCGTGCACGACGGCGTGCGGCCCCTCACGCCCAACCGGGTGATAGAAGCCACTTTTGAGGCGGCCTACAACCACGGCGCGGCCGTGGCGGCCGTGGTGCCCAAGGACTCGGTGCGCAACCTGAGTCAGCAGGGCTCCTACGCCCTGAACCGGGCCCGCCTGCGCTTGGTGCAGACGCCGCAGTGCTTTGAGCTGGGGCTGCTGCGCCGCGCCTACCAGTTGCCCGAGCTGAGCACGTTCACCGACGACGCCAGCGTAGTGGAAGACCTGCACGCCATCCACATCGTGGAAGGCGACTACCGCAACCTCAAAATCACGACGCCGGAGGATATGCTGCTGGCCGAGGTGCTGCTCCGCACGCAGTAG
- a CDS encoding DUF349 domain-containing protein, which produces MEQQDHLLADARLYGYVEGDQVWLRPFMDLPARQVGQVKESPDASLLYFANRFRLFRAKVDDLLQKIEESENKGSFLMKALHLKDQVASYDGLGDFASLHRRLTEAEEAVKVTVARNREKNLATKISLIEQAEELRNTLDWATAGEQIHELRQAWIKTGPVDKQLTDELETRFRLAVDEFFQRRKAFQSEKKAMTNHAADQYKVLIRQSEALQYSDDFENTTAKLKQLQQAWKEVGGSLPRKQANDLWTQFRAAHNLFFERLKVHIDSKRTDAKEHFMDDNLTRKRALVTEATALLGRPMHEAVARAKELQAAWKTVGPVRGEESDRVWEQFILACDKVFEMSALEHFIRKRPENAAAAPEEQITLRVQALRDFIKYDQQEKETLQDNLDKLSATPANDAFRQMLQGKIRAFDRKIRTKNELITLLRQRLVA; this is translated from the coding sequence ATGGAACAACAAGACCACTTGCTGGCCGATGCCCGCCTCTATGGCTATGTCGAAGGCGACCAGGTGTGGCTTCGGCCGTTTATGGATCTGCCCGCCCGCCAGGTAGGCCAGGTCAAAGAATCGCCCGATGCTTCTCTACTGTATTTTGCCAACCGTTTCCGCCTGTTCCGGGCCAAAGTAGATGACCTGCTACAGAAGATCGAGGAATCGGAAAACAAGGGCTCCTTCCTGATGAAGGCCCTGCACCTGAAAGACCAGGTGGCCAGCTACGACGGCCTCGGCGACTTCGCGAGCCTGCACCGCCGCCTCACCGAAGCCGAGGAAGCCGTGAAGGTGACCGTGGCCCGCAACCGCGAAAAAAACCTGGCCACCAAAATCAGCCTCATCGAGCAGGCTGAGGAGCTGCGCAACACTCTCGACTGGGCCACCGCCGGCGAGCAGATCCATGAGCTGCGCCAGGCCTGGATCAAGACCGGCCCCGTAGATAAGCAGCTCACCGACGAGTTGGAAACCCGCTTCCGGCTGGCTGTAGACGAGTTTTTCCAGCGGCGCAAGGCCTTCCAGAGCGAGAAGAAGGCCATGACCAACCACGCCGCCGACCAGTACAAAGTGCTGATCCGGCAGAGCGAGGCGCTGCAGTATTCCGACGATTTCGAGAACACCACGGCCAAGCTCAAGCAGCTGCAGCAGGCCTGGAAGGAAGTGGGCGGCTCCTTGCCGCGCAAGCAGGCCAACGACCTCTGGACGCAGTTCCGGGCGGCGCACAACCTGTTTTTCGAGCGCCTGAAGGTGCACATCGACAGCAAGCGCACCGACGCCAAGGAGCACTTCATGGACGACAACCTGACCCGCAAGCGCGCCCTCGTGACGGAGGCCACCGCCCTGCTGGGCCGGCCCATGCACGAGGCCGTAGCGCGGGCCAAAGAGCTGCAGGCGGCCTGGAAAACGGTGGGCCCGGTGCGCGGCGAAGAGTCGGACCGCGTGTGGGAGCAGTTTATTCTGGCCTGCGACAAGGTGTTTGAGATGAGCGCCCTGGAGCACTTCATCCGCAAGCGCCCCGAAAACGCCGCTGCCGCCCCCGAGGAGCAGATAACCCTGCGCGTGCAGGCCCTGCGCGACTTCATCAAGTACGACCAGCAGGAAAAGGAAACCCTGCAGGACAACCTCGACAAGCTGAGCGCTACGCCCGCCAACGATGCCTTCCGGCAGATGCTGCAGGGAAAAATCCGGGCTTTCGACCGGAAAATCAGAACTAAAAACGAGCTGATTACGCTATTGCGGCAACGATTGGTTGCGTAG
- a CDS encoding DUF2795 domain-containing protein: MYWTLELASYLEDAPWPATKDELIDYSIRSGAPMEVVENLQALEDDGQPYENIEEVWPDYPTKEDFMFNEDEY, encoded by the coding sequence ATGTATTGGACGCTGGAACTCGCTTCGTACCTTGAAGACGCTCCCTGGCCTGCCACCAAGGATGAACTGATTGACTATTCCATCCGCTCAGGTGCGCCAATGGAGGTAGTTGAAAACCTGCAGGCCCTGGAGGATGATGGCCAGCCTTACGAAAACATCGAGGAAGTTTGGCCGGACTATCCGACCAAAGAAGACTTCATGTTCAACGAAGACGAATACTAG
- a CDS encoding TIGR00730 family Rossman fold protein, translating into MTKLKKTSRTKVADEVLNAGSGQTIMQPNVNDNKVKTISDIREQTHGERTVQVDDEQRIRRAFVDKDWNEIKIADSWQIFKVMAEFVEGFEKMSKIGPCVSIFGSARTKADNPYYKMAEEIAAKLVRHGYGVITGGGPGIMEAGNKGAHSEGGRSVGLNIELPFEQFNNIYIDPDKIINFDYFFVRKVMFVKYAQGFIGMPGGFGTLDELFEAITLIQTKKIGRFPIVLVGTKYWQGMFDWIQQVMLEDEHNISPEDMNLVQLVDDAESAVKIIDDFYSKYLLSPNF; encoded by the coding sequence ATGACCAAGCTTAAGAAGACCAGCCGCACCAAAGTGGCCGATGAAGTGCTGAACGCCGGGAGCGGGCAGACTATCATGCAGCCCAACGTAAACGACAATAAGGTTAAGACAATCAGTGATATTCGCGAGCAGACCCACGGCGAGCGGACGGTGCAGGTAGACGACGAGCAGCGCATCCGTCGCGCCTTCGTCGACAAGGACTGGAACGAAATCAAGATTGCCGACTCCTGGCAGATCTTCAAGGTGATGGCCGAGTTCGTGGAGGGCTTCGAGAAGATGTCCAAAATCGGCCCCTGCGTATCCATCTTCGGTTCGGCCCGCACTAAGGCCGACAACCCGTACTACAAAATGGCCGAGGAAATTGCGGCCAAGCTGGTGCGCCACGGCTACGGCGTTATCACGGGTGGCGGCCCCGGCATCATGGAGGCCGGCAATAAGGGCGCCCACTCGGAAGGCGGCCGTTCGGTGGGCCTGAACATTGAGCTGCCTTTCGAGCAGTTCAACAACATCTACATCGACCCCGACAAAATCATCAACTTCGACTACTTCTTTGTGCGGAAGGTGATGTTTGTGAAATACGCCCAGGGCTTCATCGGTATGCCGGGCGGTTTTGGGACGCTGGATGAGCTGTTTGAGGCCATTACCCTGATTCAGACCAAGAAAATCGGCCGTTTCCCCATCGTGCTGGTGGGTACCAAGTACTGGCAGGGCATGTTCGACTGGATTCAGCAGGTGATGCTGGAAGACGAGCACAACATCTCGCCCGAGGACATGAACCTGGTGCAATTGGTAGACGACGCCGAGTCGGCCGTGAAAATCATCGACGACTTCTACAGCAAGTACCTGCTGTCGCCGAACTTCTAA
- a CDS encoding ABC transporter ATP-binding protein, with protein MSQYSILSVENLVAGYEQRVLLRNLFLCVPEPAFVAIVGHNGCGKTTLFRALTGQIPYQGTIAVGGHDLRMLRRPAADGHLAYLPQRTTVGFPIRVRELVVMGRYRHHGLLSAYSPADYQLTEAALARVGGAHLAERDFTLLSGGEQQLVWLAQLSLQDAPLYLLDEPTQQLDVYYRRRVFDLLTSWVQEQQRTVLCITHDLDNLLALPGGYLLNLSSPAPTLQPLTPATVQAARAFLESEASLAVR; from the coding sequence ATGTCTCAGTACTCAATACTTTCTGTCGAAAATCTGGTTGCGGGGTATGAACAGCGTGTTCTGCTCCGCAACCTTTTTTTGTGCGTGCCTGAGCCGGCCTTTGTCGCCATCGTCGGGCACAACGGCTGCGGCAAAACCACTTTGTTCCGGGCCCTTACCGGCCAGATTCCTTACCAGGGCACCATTGCGGTAGGCGGCCACGACCTGCGCATGCTCCGCCGCCCCGCCGCCGACGGCCACCTGGCCTACCTGCCCCAGCGCACCACCGTGGGTTTCCCGATTCGGGTGCGGGAGCTGGTGGTGATGGGCCGCTACCGCCACCACGGCCTGCTCAGCGCCTACTCCCCTGCCGATTATCAGCTGACCGAAGCCGCGCTGGCCCGCGTCGGCGGCGCCCACCTCGCCGAGCGCGACTTCACGCTACTTTCCGGCGGCGAACAGCAGCTGGTGTGGCTGGCGCAGCTCAGTTTGCAGGATGCGCCCCTTTACCTGCTCGACGAGCCCACCCAGCAGCTTGACGTCTACTACCGCCGCCGCGTGTTCGATTTGCTGACGAGCTGGGTACAGGAGCAGCAGCGCACCGTGCTCTGCATCACCCACGACCTCGACAACCTGCTGGCGCTGCCCGGCGGCTACCTGCTCAACCTATCGTCCCCAGCGCCTACCCTGCAGCCGCTCACGCCGGCTACCGTGCAGGCCGCCCGCGCGTTTCTGGAGAGCGAGGCATCGTTGGCGGTGAGGTAG
- a CDS encoding ABC transporter permease encodes MKALRLTLESFRFAWQALKANLLRTILSLLGVTVGIFAIIAVLTVVDSLEANVRQSMSFVGDKVIYVMKMPWTFDQPDYPWWRYFQRPAPTVREFRELQRMLSDNQRGVALYAATGGNTLRMGSNSMEGCALMGVSFEYRTVSDLPIAEGRYFTQQEIDAARNVAIVGADIATNLFPNGSALGKQFKAKGLSFTIIGVVKKEGKKIIDTPSNDTNCIIPFGSFTKMFALSTNGFTGVTPTIAVKGREEDTGLLDLEYEMKGLLRNIRTLKPREEDNFALNRPEMIANMVGKLFSVIGLAGWVIGGFAMVVGGFGIANIMFVSVKERTNIIGIQKSLGAKNYFILFQFLFEAVFLCLLGGATGIFLVWLITLVPQDAMPLTLSAWNITLGLTVSVVIGMLAGIIPAVLAANLDPVIAIRSK; translated from the coding sequence ATGAAAGCCCTGCGCCTGACTCTGGAAAGCTTCCGCTTCGCGTGGCAAGCCCTCAAAGCGAACCTCCTGCGCACGATACTTTCGCTGCTGGGCGTCACGGTGGGCATTTTCGCCATCATTGCCGTGCTCACCGTCGTCGATTCGCTGGAAGCCAACGTGCGCCAGAGCATGAGCTTCGTCGGCGACAAGGTGATTTACGTGATGAAGATGCCCTGGACCTTCGACCAGCCTGACTACCCGTGGTGGCGATACTTCCAGCGGCCGGCACCCACCGTGCGCGAGTTCCGCGAGCTGCAGCGCATGCTCTCCGACAACCAGCGGGGCGTGGCCCTATACGCCGCCACCGGCGGCAACACCCTGCGCATGGGCTCCAACAGCATGGAAGGCTGCGCGCTGATGGGCGTCTCGTTTGAGTACCGCACCGTGTCGGATCTGCCGATTGCGGAGGGCCGCTACTTCACGCAGCAGGAGATTGATGCCGCCCGCAACGTGGCCATCGTGGGGGCCGATATTGCCACCAACCTGTTTCCGAACGGCTCAGCGCTGGGCAAGCAGTTCAAGGCCAAAGGGCTGTCGTTCACCATCATCGGGGTGGTGAAGAAGGAAGGCAAGAAGATCATCGACACGCCCAGCAACGACACCAACTGCATCATCCCGTTCGGGTCGTTCACCAAGATGTTTGCGCTGAGTACCAACGGCTTTACGGGCGTGACGCCCACCATTGCTGTGAAGGGCCGCGAGGAAGACACCGGCCTGCTCGACCTGGAGTACGAAATGAAGGGCCTGCTGCGCAACATCCGCACCCTCAAGCCCCGCGAAGAAGACAACTTCGCCCTCAACCGCCCCGAAATGATTGCCAACATGGTGGGCAAGCTCTTTTCCGTCATCGGGCTGGCCGGTTGGGTGATTGGGGGCTTTGCCATGGTGGTGGGCGGCTTCGGCATTGCCAACATCATGTTTGTGTCGGTGAAGGAGCGCACCAACATCATCGGCATCCAGAAGTCGCTGGGGGCCAAAAACTACTTCATTCTGTTCCAGTTCCTGTTTGAGGCCGTGTTCCTGTGTTTGCTGGGCGGCGCCACCGGCATCTTCTTGGTCTGGCTGATTACGCTGGTGCCGCAGGATGCCATGCCACTTACGCTCTCGGCCTGGAACATCACGCTGGGCCTCACCGTGTCGGTGGTGATTGGCATGCTGGCCGGCATCATTCCGGCCGTGCTGGCCGCCAACCTCGACCCCGTGATTGCCATCCGGAGCAAGTAG
- the ettA gene encoding energy-dependent translational throttle protein EttA: MSDQPTIIFSMAGVTKVYPPQKQVLKNIYLSFFYGAKIGVLGLNGSGKSSLLKVIAGVDKQIQGDVVWSPGYSVGYLEQEPQLDPTKTVLEVVQEGVAETVALLKEFEEINEAFGGEDPDFDKLLERQGTVQERLDQLDAWNLDSKLERAMDALRTPDADAIIGNLSGGEKRRVALCRLLLQEPDVLLLDEPTNHLDAESVLWLEQHLQQYKGTVIAVTHDRYFLDNVAGWILELDRGEGIPWKGNYSSWLEQKSNRLAQEEKTESKRQKTLQRELEWVRMAPKARQAKSKARLAGYDKMVNEDSKEKEQKLELFIPDGPRLGSQVIEAEGLRKAFGDKLLFDGLNFQLPQGGIVGIIGPNGAGKTTLFRLITEQLQPDAGTFVVGPTVQYAYVDQQHDTLDGSKSVFETISGGTETMMLAGRPINSRAYVSNFNFRGGDQEKKVGSLSGGERNRVHLATTLKQGANLLLLDEPTNDLDINAIRALEDALENFAGCAVIISHDRWFLDRLATHILAFEGDSQVVWFEGNFSDYEEAKRKRLGDVEPKRVRYRSLN; encoded by the coding sequence ATGAGCGACCAGCCTACTATTATCTTTTCGATGGCCGGGGTCACCAAGGTGTACCCGCCCCAGAAACAGGTTCTCAAAAACATCTACCTCTCGTTCTTCTACGGCGCCAAAATTGGTGTGCTGGGTCTGAACGGCTCCGGTAAATCTTCCCTGCTGAAGGTCATTGCCGGCGTTGACAAGCAGATTCAGGGCGACGTGGTATGGTCGCCGGGCTACTCGGTGGGCTACCTGGAGCAGGAGCCCCAGCTCGACCCCACCAAGACCGTGCTGGAGGTAGTGCAGGAGGGCGTGGCCGAAACGGTGGCGCTGCTCAAGGAATTCGAAGAAATCAACGAAGCCTTCGGCGGCGAAGACCCCGACTTCGACAAGCTGCTGGAGCGCCAGGGTACCGTGCAGGAGCGCCTCGACCAGCTCGACGCCTGGAACCTCGACAGCAAGCTGGAGCGCGCCATGGACGCCCTGCGCACCCCCGACGCCGACGCCATCATCGGCAACCTCTCGGGCGGGGAGAAGCGCCGCGTGGCCCTGTGCCGCCTGCTGCTGCAGGAGCCCGACGTGCTGCTGCTCGACGAACCCACCAACCACCTCGATGCCGAGAGCGTGCTGTGGCTGGAGCAGCATTTGCAGCAGTACAAAGGCACCGTCATTGCCGTAACCCACGACCGGTACTTCCTCGACAACGTGGCCGGCTGGATTCTGGAGCTGGACCGCGGCGAGGGTATTCCGTGGAAGGGCAACTATTCGTCGTGGCTGGAGCAGAAATCCAACCGCCTGGCGCAGGAAGAGAAAACCGAGAGCAAGCGCCAGAAAACCCTGCAGCGCGAGCTGGAATGGGTGCGCATGGCCCCGAAAGCGCGCCAGGCCAAGAGCAAGGCCCGCCTCGCCGGCTACGACAAGATGGTGAACGAAGACTCCAAGGAGAAGGAGCAGAAGCTGGAGCTGTTCATCCCCGACGGGCCGCGCCTGGGCTCCCAGGTGATTGAGGCCGAGGGGCTGCGCAAGGCCTTCGGGGACAAGCTGCTGTTCGATGGCCTGAACTTCCAGCTGCCGCAGGGTGGCATCGTGGGCATCATCGGGCCGAACGGCGCGGGCAAAACCACGCTGTTCCGCCTCATCACGGAGCAACTGCAGCCCGATGCCGGTACGTTCGTGGTGGGCCCCACCGTGCAGTACGCCTACGTCGACCAGCAGCACGACACGCTGGACGGCAGCAAATCGGTGTTCGAAACCATTTCGGGCGGCACCGAAACCATGATGCTGGCCGGCCGCCCCATCAACTCGCGGGCCTACGTCAGCAACTTCAACTTCCGCGGCGGCGACCAGGAAAAGAAGGTAGGTAGCCTCTCGGGCGGGGAGCGGAACCGGGTGCACCTGGCCACCACGCTCAAGCAGGGCGCCAACCTGCTGCTGCTCGATGAGCCCACCAACGACCTGGACATCAATGCCATCCGGGCCCTGGAAGACGCGCTGGAGAATTTCGCCGGTTGCGCCGTTATCATCAGCCACGACCGGTGGTTCCTGGACCGCCTCGCCACCCACATCCTGGCCTTCGAGGGCGACTCGCAGGTGGTGTGGTTTGAGGGCAACTTCTCTGACTACGAAGAAGCCAAGCGCAAGCGCCTCGGCGACGTGGAGCCCAAGCGCGTCCGCTACCGCAGCTTGAACTAA